One region of Flavobacterium pisciphilum genomic DNA includes:
- a CDS encoding bifunctional 5,10-methylenetetrahydrofolate dehydrogenase/5,10-methenyltetrahydrofolate cyclohydrolase produces MQLLDGKKTAEDIKNEIAIEVQAIKDAGGKVPHLAAVIVGNDGASLTYVGSKVRSCQQIGFDSTLVSLPETITEDELLAKIKELNEDDNLDGYIVQLPLPKHISEQKILMAIDPDKDVDGFHPTNFGKMALEMDTFIPATPFGIMQLLERYKVETAGKHTVVIGRSHIVGRPMSILMSRKGNPGDSTVTLTHSRTKNIEEFTKNADIIITALGVPNYLKADMVKDGVVVIDVGITRVEDATHPKGYVITGDVDFNEVSKKSSFITPVPGGVGPMTIAMLLKNTLLARKMRSAKN; encoded by the coding sequence ATGCAACTACTAGACGGTAAAAAAACAGCTGAGGATATTAAAAACGAAATTGCAATAGAAGTGCAAGCGATTAAAGATGCAGGAGGGAAAGTACCTCATTTGGCAGCTGTGATCGTTGGTAACGATGGAGCTAGTTTGACCTATGTGGGTAGTAAAGTAAGATCATGTCAGCAAATAGGTTTCGATTCAACCTTGGTAAGTTTACCAGAAACAATTACAGAAGATGAATTGTTGGCTAAAATTAAAGAATTAAACGAAGATGATAATCTAGATGGATATATCGTACAGTTGCCTTTGCCAAAACATATCAGCGAACAAAAGATTTTAATGGCTATAGATCCAGATAAAGACGTAGATGGTTTTCATCCTACAAACTTTGGAAAAATGGCTTTAGAGATGGATACTTTTATTCCAGCTACACCATTTGGAATCATGCAATTATTAGAGCGTTATAAAGTAGAAACAGCAGGAAAACATACTGTAGTTATCGGACGTAGCCATATTGTAGGTCGACCAATGAGTATTTTGATGAGTCGCAAAGGAAATCCAGGAGATTCAACAGTAACGCTAACACATAGTAGAACTAAGAATATTGAAGAGTTTACTAAAAACGCAGATATTATCATTACAGCTTTAGGAGTTCCAAATTACCTAAAAGCGGATATGGTTAAAGATGGAGTTGTAGTTATCGACGTTGGAATTACAAGAGTTGAAGATGCTACACACCCAAAAGGATATGTAATTACAGGTGATGTTGATTTTAATGAAGTAAGTAAGAAGTCATCATTTATAACACCGGTTCCTGGTGGAGTAGGTCCAATGACTATTGCAATGTTGCTTAAAAACACATTACTGGCAAGAAAAATGAGAAGTGCAAAGAACTAA